The Armatimonadota bacterium DNA segment TACCATCACCGTCAGCACGTTCTCCGCACCGTAATGCACCAGCGAATCGGGCAAGGGATAGTCACGGGGCAGGTCCCAGCCGTTGGTGCGTCCAATTGCCTGTCCATTCAGGAAGGTCACATCGTTGTCGTCCACCGCTGCCAGATAAAGGCGCAGTTTCTTACCTCGCCACGCCTCCGGCACGGTGAAACGAACCCGACACCATGCAGGGCGCAGGTCAAACCACAGATTGGGCACACCGAAAGTCTCCCATGTTGAATCGTCCAGACGGGGGTCTGTCAGTGAGGTGTCCACGCCGGTAGCATACAGCCGCTTCCATACCCTCTGAGTCAAGTCTATCCCACGTCGAACCGATATTCGTGCCACGCGGTTGCCGATACGCGCCTGCACAGTGGCAGAATCACGTTGAGGTGATAGCGATACCTGCGCGGTGACCAGCTGCCATCCGCCAGCAGGCAGACTCACATCGCGGGATGCAGGCTCTACCTTGCCGCCATCGCAGGTGAAGGCAATCTGTGCCTCTACCGATTGCTTCTCGGGATTGAGTACCAGAAAGGCGACCGGAACCGGTTGCTCTTCCGCTACCAGCACCACCGGCACAGAGGGACGCAGTTCCAGCGCACGGACACCCTCCAGTGGGGCACCCCATCCTGCAGCAGCCCACAGACCCAGCATCCACCAGACCGACCCTTTCATGGGGCGGTGATTCTGCACAAACAGGAATATTCCTGCCGAGGGTCGCTCTCGTACCCTCGGCTGCACTGCAAATGAGCAAACCGGTTTGCCTGCTTCGGCTACGGCTCGATCTTCGTGCCGAGCACCTGCAGGAACTTCGCCAGCCAGTCGGGGTGGGCGGGCCAGGCGGGCGCGGTCACCAGGTTACCATCCACCACCGCCTTGTCCACCGGAATGTCCACGTATTCACCGCCCGCGGCGTTGACCTCAGGTCCCACTGCTGGATAGGCAGATGCCTTTTTGCCCCTCAGCGCGCCCGCTGCGGCAAGCAGCTGCGCCCCGTGACAGATCGCGGCGATGGGCTTGCCTGCCTCAGCGAAGTGTTTAACGATGTTGATCACGCGCGGATTGAGGCGGATATACTCTGGCGCGCGTCCTCCCGGGATGACCAGCGCATCGTACTCCTCAGCCTTCACGTCGTCGAAAGTGTGGTTCAGAGTGAAGTTGTGTCCGGGTTTCTCGCTGTAGGTCTGGTCACCCTCGAAGTCGTGTACCGCGGTACGCACCTTGTCGCCCGCCTTCTTGCCAGGGCATACCGCGTGCACGTGATGCCCGACCATCAGCAAAGCCTGAAACGGAACCATCACCTCGTAGTCTTCCACGTAATCGCCGACCAGCATCAAGATACGTTTGGCTGCCATCTTCAGCACCCTCCTTCTCTCCAAAGTTGCCTACTCACATTATATCGCAGAAGGCAAAGGGGTAGTAAGATGGCGCTAAGCGAACTGTCGCTGGCTACCGATAATTGTGGCGGAGGTCGGTACGATGCACAAAGCACGCTTGCGGATTGGTGAAATCTTACTGCAGATGGGGTATATCACCCAGGAACAGCTGGAAGAGGCTCTTCAGCGTCAACAGAGCACCCGAGAGTTACTGGGCGAAGTATTGATTCGGCTTGGGTATATCCACAGCGAGCAGCTGGCGCAAGCGCAGGCATTCCAGTTCGGCGTGGAGTACGAGCGCGTAAACCTCAACAGCATCCCCCAGGAGGTACGTAACCTGATACCTGCCTACCTGGCGCGACGCCTGCGCGTGTTGCCGCTGCGCAAGGACAAGCACCGCCTTGTGGTTGCCATGCTGAACCCGGTGGACATTGTGGCGCGCGATGACCTGCAGCGCATTACAGGGTGCTACATCAAACCTGTTTACACTGCTCCAGAGGTGCTTCAGCAGGCAATAGACCTTTTCTACGCCAGCGATACGGTGCATGATGACCAGCTCGCAGCGCAAGAGGAAAGTTTGCAACTGCTGCAACCGGAAGAGGATACGCTTGAAGAGATCGACCACGTAGAGCAGCTGGTGCAACAGGCTCCTGTGGTGCGTCTGGTCAATGAGATCCTGCTGCAGGCGGTCAGGATGGGCGCGAGTGATATCCATTTCGAACCCAAGCGCAAGGGGCTGCGTCTGCGCTACCGCATTGACGGAGACCTCGTGGAAGTGCGCCAGATTCCTTTGTCGATGATGCAGGCGGTCATTGCACGAGTCAAGGTGCTGGCTGACCTGAATCTCACCGAAAGGCGGTTGCCCCAGGACGGCAGGTTCTCTTTTCAGGTAGAAGCCCGACGTATCGACGTGCGTGTCTCCACGCTGCCAAACCAGCATGGCGAGCGCGTGGTGCTGCGCCTGCTCAACAACAGCCAGGTGCAATACCGCCTAGACGCGCTGGGCTTCTCCGAAGTCAACCTGCGACGCTTCCGCTCGCTGATCAGTCAGCCCTACGGGATGATACTGATTACCGGTCCCACCGGGTCAGGCAAGACCACCACCCTGTACGCTACTCTGCGTGAAATCTCACGCCCAGAGATTAACATCATGACCTGCGAAGACCCCATCGAGTACGAAATAGAAGAGATTAGTCAGTCTAACGTGAACGAAAAAGTGGGTTTGACCTTCGCCACCCAGCTGCGCTCTATCTTGAGGCAAGACCCCGACGTGGTGCTGGTGGGCGAGATCCGTGACAGGGAAACCGCTGAGATAGCGTGTCGCGCCTCCCTCACCGGGCATCTGGTACTTTCCACCCTGCACACCAATGACGCCGCCTCCGCGGTACCTCGCCTTATCGACATGGGAGTGGAGCCTTTCCTGATCAGCTCCTCGCTCATCGGGGTCGTCGGGCAGAGGTTGTTGCGCCAGCTATGCACTTCCTGTCGCTATCAGGACATTCCCTCTCCCGAGGAACGCGCCTTACTAAGAGGCGGTGGGATGCACGTGTATCGTGCGAAGGGTTGTCACGTCTGCTTGCAGCGAGGATACAGCGGTCGTACTGCGGTGCATGAGGTGCTTATCGTCAACGAGCCGATACGCCAGCTCATCCTGCAGCGCGCCGAGGCGCAGCGCATCCTCGCCGAAGCCCTCCGTGACGGCATGGTGACCATGCAGGAGGACGCCTTGCAAAAGGCACTGTCTGGCGTGACTACCTTGCAGGAGGTTATCAGCAAGGTCGGCTTACCGAATGCATATATGGAGGAAGCACCCCCCATCGCTGCTTAGTAGTGCGTCAAGCATCATTCTTGCCTTTTACCCTGTGGAGGACGAGCTCCCGACGAGCCGATGGTATCCGAATCTAACCCCCTTCCCTGCGAGGGAAGGGGGAACCGCAATCCCTGGCAATCTGCTCTCAGAGGACAACCCTTGTCACAGCGCGAAGTGCATATACCAACACAGATCGCTGGAGGGATGTCCGATGAGCGACCAACTTGCCCTTTTTGGGGGAAACCCCGCTGTCTCCGTGCCCGTGCTGGAACTGTGGCAGTCTCCTAAAGAGGAGATGAAACGCGCCGTTTGCGAACTGATTGACGCCGATTTCCTCTCCGGTTCGGGCACCGGTCCTCCCAAACGGTTCGAAGAGGAGTTCCGGCAATACGTAGGAGCACAGTACTGCCTCTCGGTGAACCACGGCTCCACAGCTCTCGCCAGCGCGTTCTTCGCACTCCAGGTCGGACCTGGCGACGAGTTGATCACCCCCACGTTAGGCTATATCGGCACCTATGGGGGAGCCTTACACATGGGTGCACGTCCCGTTTTCTGTGATATCGACCCACATACGCTGCTAATGGACCCAGACGACGTAGAGAAGAGGATTACTCCGCGCACGAAGGCGATTGTGCCTATCCATCTGTTCGGCAACGTGTGTGAGATGGACGCCCTGCGAGACATCAGCGCCCGACACGGCATCCCGATTCTCGAAGACGCCGCCCATGCGCACGGTGCAGAGTGGGACGGTGTCAAGGTAGGCAATATCTCCGACATCACCTGCTTCAGCCTGCAGGGTTCACCTCCCTACGGCAAACCGATATGCGGTGGAGAGGGAGGACTGGTGACCACCAACAACCGCGAGTACTATGAGCGCATGCTGGTGCACTGCCACCTGCACCGCTTCGGCATTACGGAGGAACTCACTCTACCCGAGTACCGCGAGCTGGACTCGCAGGTGCTAGGGCAGAAGTGGCGGGCGCATCCTCTGGCGTTGGCTATCGCGCGGGTGACCATGCAGTCGCTGGACTATCGCAACGCCAAAAGCGCCGAGTTTCGTCAGAAGGTGTTCGCGGCTCTGCAAGCAATGCCCGGTATCGAGCCAGTGTGCTCCTATCCCAAAGCCAAGCCCGCCGGGTTCTACGCCGGGCACCCGCTGGTATACCATCCGGAGCAGCTGCACGGCTTACCTGCCGGGCGGTTCGTCGAGGCGTTGAAGGCGGAGGGCGTGCCGGTGTCCCTGTATGGCAGAAATCTGGAACACCAGAAGACCATTTTCCGCAAAGGGTTCGACCTGTGGGGGCGTGGCAGGGGACCACTTGGTGGTGAGTTTTTCGGACTACCGCCGTTCGAGGGCTACAAGGATGGCGACTTCCCGCAGGCGGAAAAGGTAGCGGGCAACATCCTGCATATTCGCCCGATTATCGAACCGGCAGAAGGACTGGTAGAGCAAATCGCCCAGGCGTTCGAGAAGGTGATCGCACACCATGAAAGACTGCTCTAGCCATTAGATTTGACAAATAGAACCGGTTGTGTTACACTGTACGTAAAGGTGTTACGCGATGGCGAAGCTGAAGCGGTTCGGAGTGTCTATACCCGCAGAACTGGTGGACGCCTTCGACCGCCTGATAGAGGCGAAGGGGTATCCCAACCGGTCGGAGGCGTTGCGCGACCTCATGCGCGACGCACTCGTGGAGAGCGAGTGGGAAAGCGACGCCGGCGAGGTGGTCGGCACTGTCACCATTGTCTATGACCACGAGGCGCGAGAACTGTCGCGCAAGATGACCCGGTTGCAACACCAGACGGTGGATGCGGTGGTCTGCACGACGCACGTGCATCTGGATGAGCACAACTGCATGGAGGTCGTGGTGGTGCGCGGCTCCGCTGCACAGGTCAGAGCCATCGCGGACAAACTCATCAGCATGAAAGGAGTCAAACATGGCAAGCTCGTGTGCACTACCACCGGCAAGTCGCTCGTCTGAAAGCGACTTTCTTTTTGTGCCAAATCGTAGCACGATTTTAAAAAAGAGGTTACAACCGTACGGTTTCACACTCATTGAGCTGCTTGTGGTTATCGCTATCATCGCGATACTGGCGGCGATACTTTTCCCCGTCTTCGCACAGGCACGGGAAAAGGCGCGCGCTGCCACCTGCCAGAGCAACCTCAAGCAGCTGGGGCTGGCATTCGCCATGTACACCGCCGACTACGACGAGGTATACCCACCCACCTACCAGTGGAAGAGCCGTCTGCAACCCTATATCAAGACCGTCGAGATAAACTACTGCCCCAGCCGAAGGCATTTGCCCTGGTACTACGGGCAGGGTTATAATATCGGCAACAGGGATCCGTACGTGGCTGGCTTCCCAGAGCGCAGCATGGCGGCGGTCGTGCAGCCAGCAAACAAAATCCTGGTCGTGGAGTGGGATCGATGCAACGCCGGTCCGCCCGTGGGACCTACAGGGCTATTCGCGGGTGGAGCCACCTGCTTCTGGGCGGTCACGCGCATTCACGGAGGCGGCTCCAACCTGTTGTTCGGCGATGGACATGTGCGCTGGCTGAAGCCCGACGTTTACCACAGCAATACCGAACGCGCCGACGATCAGGGTAATCCTCTCACGGTGAACGGCGCGCCGCTGGTGACCGTGCCGGAGAACGTCATGCGCTACTACTGGGACATCACCTATGAGGGCAATCCATGAGCAGGCGGAGCCTCTCGATAGCGCTCGTCCTGTGGCTTGGTGTGGCGGCAGCTGCGCCCGCCGAGTCTCTGCGCGTGGTGGCAACCACCAGCCTGCTGGCGAGCGTGCTGGGCGACATCGGTGGACAACGGGTGCAGGTCAGTGTGCTGATTCCGCCAGCATCCTGTCCGGGACATTTCGACCTGCGCCCCGGCGATGTCGCCACGATCAGCCGCTCCGGCGTGCTGTTCGCGCACCAGTTTGAGCGATTTGTAGACCGCATCGGTGAGGTTGCGGGGAAGCAGGTGCGGGTGTATCGCATTACGGTGCAGGGCAACGGGCTGGTGCCAGGCACTTACGCCCAGGCGGCGGAGAAGGTAGCAGGCATCCTCAGCCAGATAGACCCCGCAGGCAGGGCAGTCTACCAGCGCAATCTCAAGCAGCTGCGCCTGC contains these protein-coding regions:
- a CDS encoding protease, with translation MAAKRILMLVGDYVEDYEVMVPFQALLMVGHHVHAVCPGKKAGDKVRTAVHDFEGDQTYSEKPGHNFTLNHTFDDVKAEEYDALVIPGGRAPEYIRLNPRVINIVKHFAEAGKPIAAICHGAQLLAAAGALRGKKASAYPAVGPEVNAAGGEYVDIPVDKAVVDGNLVTAPAWPAHPDWLAKFLQVLGTKIEP
- a CDS encoding aminotransferase DegT; amino-acid sequence: MSDQLALFGGNPAVSVPVLELWQSPKEEMKRAVCELIDADFLSGSGTGPPKRFEEEFRQYVGAQYCLSVNHGSTALASAFFALQVGPGDELITPTLGYIGTYGGALHMGARPVFCDIDPHTLLMDPDDVEKRITPRTKAIVPIHLFGNVCEMDALRDISARHGIPILEDAAHAHGAEWDGVKVGNISDITCFSLQGSPPYGKPICGGEGGLVTTNNREYYERMLVHCHLHRFGITEELTLPEYRELDSQVLGQKWRAHPLALAIARVTMQSLDYRNAKSAEFRQKVFAALQAMPGIEPVCSYPKAKPAGFYAGHPLVYHPEQLHGLPAGRFVEALKAEGVPVSLYGRNLEHQKTIFRKGFDLWGRGRGPLGGEFFGLPPFEGYKDGDFPQAEKVAGNILHIRPIIEPAEGLVEQIAQAFEKVIAHHERLL
- a CDS encoding putative nickel-responsive regulator; translation: MAKLKRFGVSIPAELVDAFDRLIEAKGYPNRSEALRDLMRDALVESEWESDAGEVVGTVTIVYDHEARELSRKMTRLQHQTVDAVVCTTHVHLDEHNCMEVVVVRGSAAQVRAIADKLISMKGVKHGKLVCTTTGKSLV
- a CDS encoding cation ABC transporter substrate-binding protein; translation: MSRRSLSIALVLWLGVAAAAPAESLRVVATTSLLASVLGDIGGQRVQVSVLIPPASCPGHFDLRPGDVATISRSGVLFAHQFERFVDRIGEVAGKQVRVYRITVQGNGLVPGTYAQAAEKVAGILSQIDPAGRAVYQRNLKQLRLRASRVDTELKTRLKQAGVANTPVVGSEMLEPLLRWMELKVVATYGRAEDLTPAEWQRVTASARGAGVRLVIDNLQSGANTGRELARELGAQHVMLSNFPGGFPNTSSWESCLRENVRRIIEAVQAQKRAKQ